In Rutidosis leptorrhynchoides isolate AG116_Rl617_1_P2 chromosome 2, CSIRO_AGI_Rlap_v1, whole genome shotgun sequence, one genomic interval encodes:
- the LOC139888586 gene encoding uncharacterized protein, whose protein sequence is MVASVVEEQPNLMEPILQYICNDILPSDKREARLVRERAPMYIIQNDILYRKSYCGPMMRCVVPIEAEIIIDEMHNGSCALHSGYKTIAAKIMRMGYFWPSLYRDVAKIIKRCKSFQRFGIPHELVSDNGAQIVKDPFKTWCTDLNIIQKFTSVAHPQANGLCEVTNRDIVSGEIPFSLVYGSEAVIPAEILVPTHRVANFEEEANDDALDENLNFIEERQLMAAIREANNK, encoded by the exons ATGGTTGCGTCTGTTGTAGAAGAACAGCCAAATTTGATGGAACCAATCTTGCAATACATCTGCAATGATATTTTGCCAAGTGATAAGCGCGAAGCTCGCTTAGTAAGAGAGCGAGCACCAATGTATATCATTCAAAATGACATCTTGTATCGTAAATCATATTGCGGTCCAATGATGCGGTGTGTGGTCCCAATTGAAGCAGAAATCATAATTGATGAAATGCATAATGGTTCTTGTGCATTGCATTCTGGCTACAAAACTATTGCGgcgaaaattatgcggatgggttaTTTTTGGCCATCCCTATATCGCGATGTTGCAAAGATTATTAAGCGTTGTAAAAGCTTCCAAAG ATTTGGTATTCCGCACGAATTGGTTAGTGATAATGGTGCCCAAATAGTGAAAGATCCTTTTAaaacatggtgcactgatttaaatataaTCCAAAAGTTTACATCAGTGGCGCATCCACAGGCTAATGGCTTATGCGAAGTAACCAACCGCGATATTgtaagcg GGGAAATaccttttagtttggtatatggttctgaggcagtaatACCTGCTGAAATTCTTGTGCCAACGCATAGAGTTGCTAACTTCGAGGAAGAAGCAAATGATGATGCATTGGACGAAAATCTGAATTTCATCGAAGAGCGACAGTTGATGGCTGCTATCAGAGAGGCAAATAATAAATAA